The sequence CGGGCGTCGCCGTCGTTAATTTCCCTGTACACGGCGAAGACGCGGGCGTCCTGGAACTGGTGGTGCACCCGGAATACCGCAACCAGGGCGTGGGCACCGGCCTCGCGGCCAAACTGCAGGAGCACGCCGAACTGCCCGCCCTGCGCGCCTGGTCGCACGGGGACCACGAGGGCGCGGCCAAGCTGGCCGGGCGCTTCGGGTTCGCCCCGGTGCGCGAGCTGTGGCGCATGCGCCTGACCCACGCGCAGCAGCTGCCCGAGGCCAGGCTTCCCGAGGGCGTTTCCATCCGTGCCTTTGTTCCGGGACAGGATGAGGAGGCATGGCTGGCCGCCAATGCCGCCGCCTTCGCCCACCATCCCGAGCAGGGAGGGCAGACGCTGGCCGACCTTGAAGCGCGGATGGCCGAGCCGTGGTTCGATCCCGAGGGCTTCCTGCTCGCAGTGGACAATAACGACGGCGCCCTGCTCGGCTTCCACTGGACCAAGATCCATCCGCGCACCGGCTCGCATCCGTCCATCGGCGAGGTCTACGTGGTCGGCGTGACGCCGCGGGCCCAGGGCACCGGGCTGGGTAAGGCGCTGACCGTCGCCGGAATCAAGCACCTGCACGCAAAGGGCCAGCCGGCCATCATGCTCTACGTCGACGGCGACAACGCGCCGGCGGTGGCGCTCTACCGCAAGCTCGGCTTCACGCGATGGGACACGGACGTGATGTACGCTCCGGCCGCGGCCTCGGCCGGCCGGAACGAAGGATAACCTAGTCTCATCGGCCCCGCCACGACCGGGGCGCTCGCACCACCCTTGAAGCTGAGGAGACCTCCCATGGCTACCGAATCGGCAACTCCGGCTGCCGCCTACCGGCTCGGCTCGTCCGAAGCGGCCCCCGCCCGCGCGACCCAGGACAGGATCGACATCCCTGAATTCGCGCCGTCGCTGGTTCCGGACGGCAATTTCAGTCCCGACGACAGGTTCCTCGACCGGGAAGTGAGCTGGCTGGACTTCAACGCCAGGGTGCTGGAGCTGGCCGAGGACCCGGACATGTTCCTGCTGGAGCGGGTGAACTTCCTTTCGATTTTCGCCTCCAACCTGGACGAGTTCTTCATGGTCCGCGTGGCCGGACTCAAGCGCCGGATCGCCACGGGCATCGCGGTGCCCTCCGCCGCCGGGACCAGCCCGCTGGAGCAGCTGGAACAGATCATGGTCGAGGCCCACCGGCTGCAGAGCCGCCATGCCCGCGTCTTCGCCGAGCACATCCGGCCGGAACTGGCGTACGAGCACATCCACGTGGTGCGCTGGTCCGAATTGACGGACCAGGACCGCGACTCGCTGACCGCCATGTTCAAGGAGAAAGTCTTCCCGATCCTTACCCCGCTCGCGGTGGATCCGGCCCATCCCTTCCCCTACATCTCCGGGCTGTCGCTGAACCTGGCCGTGGTGGTGCGCAACCCGGTCAGCGAGAAGGAGCTCTTCGCCCGCGTCAAGGTTCCGGACCAGCTGCCGCGCCTGATCTCCATCGACGGCCCGCGGGCCGGCTCGATCCCGGGCCGCACCGCGCGCTTCATCCCGCTCGAAGACATCATCGCCCAGCACCTGGACCTGCTCTTCCAAGGCATGGAGGTCCTGGAGCACCACACCTTCCGCGTCACCCGCAACGAGGACCTGGAGGTCGAAGAGGACGACGCCGAGAACCTGCTGCAGGCACTGGAAAAGGAACTGCTGCGCCGCCGGTTCGGCCCGCCCGTCCGGCTGGAGGTCACCACGGACATCAACCCGAGTGTCCGCGAACTGCTGGTGCGCGAACTCGGTGTCGAGGAGTCCGAGGTCTTTTCCCTGCCCGCACCACTGGACCTGCGCGGCCTGAGCGTCATCTCCGACATCGACCGCAATGACCTGCACTTCCCGAAGCAGCTGGCCCACACCAGCCGGTACCTCAACGAGAGCGAGACGTCGAAAGCGGCCAATGTGTTCGCCGCGATGCGCCGCCGCGACATCCTGCTGCACCACCCGTACGACTCCTTCTCCACGTCCGTCCAGGCCTTCCTGGAACAGGCTGCGGCGGACCCGAAGGTCCAGGCCATCAAGCAGACCCTCTACCGGACCTCCGGCGACTCCCCCATCGTGGACGCCCTGATCGATGCCGCCGAAGCCGGCAAGCAGGTGCTGGCGCTGGTGGAGATCAAGGCCCGATTCGACGAGCAGGCGAACATCGACTGGGCGCGGAAGCTGGAGCAGGCCGGCGTGCACGTGGTCTACGGCATCGTGGGGCTGAAGACCCACTGCAAGCTCTCGCTCGTGGTGCGCCAGGAAGGCGACAGGTTGCGGCGCTACTGCCACATCGGCACCGGCAACTACCACCCCCGCACGGCCCGCTATTACGAAGACCTGGGCCTGCTCACCAGCAACGACCAGGTCGGCGAGGACCTCTCCAAGCTGTTCAACCAGCTCTCCGGCTACGCCCCCAAGTCCACGTTCAAGCGGCTGCTCGTTGCGCC is a genomic window of Arthrobacter sp. Marseille-P9274 containing:
- the mshD gene encoding mycothiol synthase, producing MNALSSSDWPVQIFKGAPDAEVLGSVRALAAAAEEADGNPPLSEQTWVNLKASDSDQLLVLATYANEEKSDPASATALAGVAVVNFPVHGEDAGVLELVVHPEYRNQGVGTGLAAKLQEHAELPALRAWSHGDHEGAAKLAGRFGFAPVRELWRMRLTHAQQLPEARLPEGVSIRAFVPGQDEEAWLAANAAAFAHHPEQGGQTLADLEARMAEPWFDPEGFLLAVDNNDGALLGFHWTKIHPRTGSHPSIGEVYVVGVTPRAQGTGLGKALTVAGIKHLHAKGQPAIMLYVDGDNAPAVALYRKLGFTRWDTDVMYAPAAASAGRNEG
- a CDS encoding RNA degradosome polyphosphate kinase, whose translation is MATESATPAAAYRLGSSEAAPARATQDRIDIPEFAPSLVPDGNFSPDDRFLDREVSWLDFNARVLELAEDPDMFLLERVNFLSIFASNLDEFFMVRVAGLKRRIATGIAVPSAAGTSPLEQLEQIMVEAHRLQSRHARVFAEHIRPELAYEHIHVVRWSELTDQDRDSLTAMFKEKVFPILTPLAVDPAHPFPYISGLSLNLAVVVRNPVSEKELFARVKVPDQLPRLISIDGPRAGSIPGRTARFIPLEDIIAQHLDLLFQGMEVLEHHTFRVTRNEDLEVEEDDAENLLQALEKELLRRRFGPPVRLEVTTDINPSVRELLVRELGVEESEVFSLPAPLDLRGLSVISDIDRNDLHFPKQLAHTSRYLNESETSKAANVFAAMRRRDILLHHPYDSFSTSVQAFLEQAAADPKVQAIKQTLYRTSGDSPIVDALIDAAEAGKQVLALVEIKARFDEQANIDWARKLEQAGVHVVYGIVGLKTHCKLSLVVRQEGDRLRRYCHIGTGNYHPRTARYYEDLGLLTSNDQVGEDLSKLFNQLSGYAPKSTFKRLLVAPRSVRSGLIDRIEAEITNRKAGLPARVVIKVNSMVDEAIIDALYRASQADVQVDVIVRGICALRPGVPGLSDNIRVRSILGRFLEHSRVFCFGNAGDPVVFIGSADMMHRNLDRRVEALVQLASREDIAELMSMMNRYMDPGTASWHLDSYGRWTRHHKDDAGNPLSDIQSWLLASRDRQRSGTRR